A window of the Pyxidicoccus trucidator genome harbors these coding sequences:
- a CDS encoding cytochrome P450: MQTYDLFAPTTDAERLDLYARMRGEPGLCRIAPFGAYAAARYEDVRAIQKDAQRFSSEALAVSAAPPWLGPNPVAQSLVTRDPPRHTQLRALVNRAFGPSGMARLEAQVRREAETLAEAAVRQREVDFVDALSFVLPRNIIGRMLGLEPSTFTEFKRWSVNMGLISSAVPEQHQGIRDTVKEMEAYLGDVIAARRRQPGDDMVSDLVRAEVEGQQLTDAEVLSFLFLLLPAGMETTAQLIGNAAILLARFPEHLEHARADKAHIVRFLEEVLRYEPPAQFAFRVAVTDVELSGTKVPAGSLVMGLVASANRDERVFEQPDRFLPGRDKGTQHLSFGHGIHFCLGAQLARMEARLALEALVPRIRAVELRSPDIQWLPGLTIHGPRTLPVDLIPV, from the coding sequence TTGCAGACGTACGACCTGTTCGCCCCCACCACCGACGCCGAGCGCCTGGACCTGTACGCACGCATGCGCGGCGAGCCCGGCCTCTGCCGCATCGCGCCCTTCGGAGCCTACGCCGCCGCCCGCTACGAGGACGTGCGCGCGATTCAGAAGGACGCACAGCGCTTCTCGTCCGAGGCGCTCGCGGTGTCGGCCGCGCCTCCGTGGCTCGGGCCCAACCCGGTGGCGCAGTCGCTCGTCACCAGAGACCCGCCGCGCCACACGCAGCTTCGCGCGCTGGTGAACCGGGCCTTCGGCCCCTCGGGCATGGCGCGGCTGGAGGCGCAGGTGCGCCGCGAGGCGGAGACGCTGGCCGAGGCCGCCGTCCGTCAGCGCGAGGTGGACTTCGTGGACGCCCTCTCCTTCGTGCTGCCGCGCAACATCATCGGCCGCATGCTCGGCCTGGAGCCGTCCACCTTCACCGAGTTCAAGCGCTGGTCGGTGAACATGGGCCTCATCAGCTCCGCCGTGCCCGAGCAGCACCAGGGCATCCGAGACACGGTGAAGGAGATGGAGGCCTACCTCGGGGACGTCATCGCCGCGCGCCGCCGTCAGCCCGGGGACGACATGGTGAGCGACCTGGTCCGCGCGGAGGTGGAGGGCCAGCAGCTCACCGACGCGGAGGTCCTCTCGTTCCTCTTCCTGCTGCTGCCCGCGGGCATGGAGACGACGGCGCAGCTCATCGGCAACGCGGCCATCCTCCTGGCCCGATTCCCCGAGCACCTGGAGCACGCGCGGGCGGACAAGGCGCACATCGTCCGCTTCCTCGAGGAGGTGCTCCGCTACGAGCCCCCCGCCCAGTTCGCCTTCCGCGTCGCCGTGACGGACGTGGAGCTCTCCGGCACGAAGGTGCCCGCGGGCAGTCTCGTCATGGGACTGGTGGCAAGCGCCAACCGCGACGAGCGCGTGTTCGAGCAGCCGGACCGCTTCCTCCCCGGCCGAGACAAGGGCACCCAGCACCTCTCCTTTGGCCATGGCATCCACTTCTGCCTCGGCGCACAACTCGCCCGCATGGAGGCCCGGCTCGCGCTGGAGGCACTCGTCCCCCGCATCCGCGCGGTGGAGCTCCGCTCCCCGGACATCCAGTGGCTCCCCGGCCTCACCATCCACGGGCCCCGGACGCTCCCGGTGGACCTCATCCCGGTCTGA
- a CDS encoding esterase/lipase family protein, protein MLLRRCFAWALVAIALTGCSVARVRLAPPTGDEVTILVPGYRGSFLFTEGPEPARAWFSPGDVVTRGERSLALPFPGQRPAERFGPLVPDGPMTKLTLIPLLASINVYRSAMEFGRERLPGFTTFGYDWRRDVRESAGALCARIEQLVAEGGGRRKVNLVVHSMGGLVALHCLLHGGAGPGTQPWAGAAHVQRVVFVGTPFRGSPGIFDDLHEGTTTGRNTALLRAEALFTFASSFQLLPWRSDFLVDAAGAPVALDPYAPEQWWTRGWGVFAEAPLREDTAYREQLTRMLEARRALAEALSPREGLPPPPFQTLVVVGTGRSTTSGFRMKDGGLDLDDEVKADGDGSVLATSAVPALPLPFERVDSRAEHVALMSDDDVLEAIARFLGRPAP, encoded by the coding sequence ATGCTCCTTCGACGGTGTTTCGCCTGGGCCCTGGTGGCCATCGCCCTCACGGGCTGCTCCGTAGCGCGGGTGCGGTTGGCGCCGCCCACCGGTGACGAGGTCACCATCCTGGTGCCCGGCTATCGCGGCAGCTTCCTCTTCACGGAAGGACCGGAGCCAGCGCGGGCGTGGTTCTCACCGGGGGATGTGGTCACGCGTGGAGAGCGCTCACTCGCGCTGCCCTTCCCGGGACAGCGGCCCGCTGAGCGGTTCGGGCCCCTGGTGCCGGATGGGCCCATGACCAAGCTCACCCTCATCCCCCTGCTCGCCTCCATCAACGTGTATCGCTCCGCCATGGAGTTCGGCCGCGAGCGGCTCCCGGGCTTCACCACGTTCGGCTACGACTGGCGGCGAGACGTCCGGGAGAGCGCCGGAGCGCTGTGCGCGCGAATCGAGCAGCTCGTGGCCGAGGGCGGGGGACGGCGCAAGGTGAACCTCGTCGTCCACAGCATGGGCGGGCTCGTCGCGCTGCACTGCCTGCTGCACGGAGGCGCCGGGCCGGGCACGCAACCCTGGGCGGGCGCCGCGCACGTCCAGCGCGTGGTCTTCGTGGGCACGCCCTTCCGGGGCTCTCCGGGCATCTTCGACGACCTGCACGAAGGCACCACCACCGGACGGAACACGGCGCTGCTCCGCGCGGAGGCCCTCTTCACCTTCGCCTCGTCCTTCCAGCTCCTGCCCTGGCGTAGCGACTTCCTGGTGGACGCCGCGGGCGCGCCCGTCGCCCTGGACCCCTATGCTCCGGAGCAGTGGTGGACACGGGGCTGGGGCGTCTTCGCGGAGGCTCCGCTGCGCGAGGACACGGCCTACCGCGAGCAGCTCACCCGCATGCTGGAGGCCCGCCGCGCGCTCGCCGAGGCGCTGTCGCCGCGTGAGGGACTGCCGCCGCCTCCCTTCCAGACGCTCGTCGTCGTCGGCACGGGGCGGTCCACCACGAGCGGGTTCCGGATGAAGGACGGCGGCCTCGACCTGGACGACGAGGTGAAGGCCGATGGGGATGGCTCCGTGCTCGCCACGAGCGCCGTGCCCGCGCTGCCCCTCCCGTTCGAGCGCGTGGACAGCCGTGCCGAGCACGTCGCGCTGATGTCCGACGACGACGTACTCGAGGCCATCGCCCGGTTCCTCGGGCGGCCCGCGCCGTGA